One Accipiter gentilis unplaced genomic scaffold, bAccGen1.1, whole genome shotgun sequence DNA segment encodes these proteins:
- the LOC126037083 gene encoding synaptotagmin-3-like: MWWGWLAAPPSSSPTTNPTKTRRTWAKSNRNCTGPATAKPGDTKEPGEGGGKGGTPPQNCGRLSVALRYAYGSQQLVVRILRALDLPAKDANGFSDPYVKIYLLPDRKKKFQTKVHRKTLNPVFDETFSFGVPFGELPARRLHFSVYDFDRFSRHDLIGQVVLDNLLEAAERGPDVPIWRDIVEGSGEKADLGEVNFSLCYLPTAGRLTVTVIRASNLRAMDLTGYSDPYVKASLMAEGRRLKKRKTSIKKNTLNPSYNEALVFDVPHESVHHVSLTIAVVDYDCIGHNEVIGLCRVGSDAEGPGREHWAQMLANPRKPIEHWHTLVEEKALGLAAKGSARDKPSVVVEPVGPD; this comes from the exons cgcccccctCCTCCTCGCCGACGACAAACCCGACCAAAACCCGACGCACTTGGGCCAAATCCAACCGGAATTGTACCGGCCCGGCGACGGCGAAACCGGGGGATACAAAggagccgggggagggggggggcaaaggggggacccccccccaaaactgcgGCCGCTTGAGCGTGGCTTTACGTTACGCCTACGGCTCCCAACAGCTCGTCGTCCGGATTCTCCGCGCCCTCGACTTGCCGGCCAAAGACGCCAACGGATTTTCCGACCCTTACGTCAAAATCTACCTCTTGCCCGAccggaaaaaaaaattccagacgAAAGTCCATCGGAAAACGTTAAATCCCGTTTTCGACGAAACTTTTAGTTTCGGGGTCCCTTTCGGGGAGCTGCCGGCGCGGCGGTTGCACTTCAGCGTCTACGACTTCGATCGGTTCTCGCGGCACGACTTGATCGGGCAGGTGGTGCTGGACAATCTCCTGGAGGCGGCCGAGAGGGGCCCCGACGTCCCCATCTGGAGGGACATCGTGGAGGGCAGCGGG GAGAAGGCCGACCTGGGGGAGGTGAACTTCTCGCTCTGCTACCTGCCGACGGCCGGCCGCCTCACCGTCACCGTCATCCGCGCCTCCAACCTGCGCGCCATGGACCTCACCGGCTACTCCG acCCCTACGTGAAGGCCTCGCTGATGGCGGAGGGCCGGCGGCTGAAGAAGCGCAAGACGTCGATCAAGAAGAACACGCTGAACCCCAGCTACAACGAGGCCCTCGTGTTCGACGTGCCGCACGAGAGCGTGCACCACGTCAGCCTCACCATCGCCGTCGTCGACTACGACTG tatcgGCCACAACGAGGTGATCGGGCTGTGCCGGGTGGGCAGCGACGccgaggggccgggccgggagcaCTGGGCGCAGATGTTGGCCAACCCCCGCAAACCCATCGAGCACTGGCACACCCTCGTCGAG GAGAAGGCGCTGGGGCTGGCGGCCAAGGGGTCGGCGCGGGACAAACCCAGCGTCGTGGTGGAGCCCGTCGGCCCCGACTGA